Proteins from a genomic interval of Sulfurospirillum oryzae:
- a CDS encoding DUF2018 family protein translates to MLYEDEDDFFMGSPRSKFFDILFNANQELVKTRLLELVDRYSAMEILLEKQMDADALENMIGTVLMEDMDAVMEHSNDLFITAVGDILTKNE, encoded by the coding sequence ATGTTATATGAAGATGAAGATGACTTTTTTATGGGGAGTCCTCGAAGCAAATTTTTCGATATTCTCTTTAATGCTAACCAAGAGCTTGTTAAAACAAGACTTTTAGAACTGGTTGATCGTTACAGTGCTATGGAAATTTTACTGGAAAAGCAGATGGATGCAGATGCCCTAGAGAACATGATTGGTACGGTTTTAATGGAAGATATGGATGCTGTGATGGAACATAGTAATGATCTTTTTATAACCGCTGTTGGGGATATATTAACTAAAAATGAATAA
- a CDS encoding O-acetylhomoserine aminocarboxypropyltransferase/cysteine synthase family protein translates to MNQETLALHYGYDKQQFGTMSVPIYQTTAYDFGSAETAANRFALKELGPIYTRLNNPTTDVLEARIAAVENGEAAIATASGQAAIFFAIANLAEAGDNIIVAKKIYGGATTLLTHTIKRFGIKAKVFDSDSADDLEALIDDKTKAIFFETLSNPQIAIPNIDKIVSIAKKYNILTVADNTVATPILFQPLNHGIDVSVHSASKYISGQGSAIGGLVVEAKGLNAKLIGNPRYPQFNEPDESYHGLVYATLPFPIFSLRIRLSLIRDIGATIAPFNSWLLIQGLETLSLRVKEHSRNAYKVAKFLASHPKVKKVSYPGLESDPLHVRAKQYFKDAQTSGLLSFEVEGLEFAKHILNSTKIFSVVVNIGDSKSIITHPASTTHQQLSLKELEKAGVKAGLIRLSIGLENADDLIEDLKIALG, encoded by the coding sequence ATGAATCAAGAAACACTCGCTTTACATTACGGATATGATAAACAGCAGTTTGGTACAATGTCAGTTCCTATCTATCAAACTACTGCATACGACTTTGGGAGCGCAGAAACTGCGGCGAACCGTTTTGCACTCAAAGAACTTGGACCTATTTATACACGTCTGAACAATCCTACAACAGATGTCTTAGAAGCACGCATTGCCGCCGTTGAAAATGGTGAAGCAGCGATTGCAACTGCAAGTGGTCAAGCAGCCATCTTTTTTGCCATTGCAAACCTCGCAGAAGCTGGCGATAATATCATTGTTGCAAAGAAGATTTACGGTGGAGCAACAACGCTTTTAACACATACGATTAAACGTTTCGGCATCAAAGCGAAAGTCTTTGATAGTGATAGCGCTGATGATTTGGAAGCACTCATTGATGATAAAACCAAAGCGATTTTCTTTGAAACGCTTTCAAACCCACAGATTGCGATCCCAAACATCGACAAAATCGTCTCTATCGCTAAAAAATACAACATCCTTACCGTCGCTGACAACACTGTAGCAACGCCTATTCTTTTCCAGCCACTTAACCATGGCATTGATGTTAGTGTTCACAGCGCAAGCAAGTATATTAGTGGTCAAGGGAGTGCCATTGGCGGCTTGGTTGTTGAAGCAAAAGGACTTAATGCTAAACTTATTGGAAACCCACGCTATCCACAATTTAATGAGCCAGATGAGAGTTACCATGGTTTAGTCTATGCAACCTTGCCATTCCCGATTTTTTCACTTAGGATTCGCCTTTCTCTGATTCGTGACATTGGAGCAACGATAGCACCGTTTAACTCTTGGTTACTTATTCAAGGGCTTGAGACACTCTCTTTACGTGTTAAAGAGCACTCACGCAATGCGTACAAAGTGGCAAAATTCTTAGCTTCACATCCAAAAGTGAAAAAAGTTTCTTATCCAGGGCTTGAGAGCGATCCTTTACATGTAAGAGCCAAGCAGTACTTTAAAGACGCTCAAACATCAGGTCTTTTAAGCTTTGAAGTGGAAGGCTTAGAGTTTGCAAAACATATTTTAAACTCAACAAAAATCTTCTCTGTTGTGGTTAACATTGGTGATTCTAAGTCTATTATTACCCATCCAGCAAGTACAACACATCAGCAACTCTCACTTAAAGAGTTAGAAAAAGCAGGTGTCAAAGCGGGACTGATTCGTTTAAGTATCGGACTTGAAAATGCGGACGACTTAATTGAAGATCTTAAAATTGCGTTAGGTTAA
- a CDS encoding RrF2 family transcriptional regulator, producing MSLLSTKGMYGLSAMYQLFLSKSNKPLQIKEISARAEIPQNYLEQLLILLRQAGLVNSVRGAYGGYLLAKNAEDILVKDILIALEGSLVVTDGEVKDPVLRIFYEESNAKIQEIFNLPLSEFEVYAQRLNNQLNYSI from the coding sequence ATGTCATTACTCTCAACCAAAGGGATGTATGGTTTAAGTGCCATGTATCAGCTCTTTTTATCAAAGAGTAACAAGCCTTTACAAATCAAAGAGATCTCGGCACGTGCTGAGATCCCTCAGAATTATTTAGAACAACTTTTGATCCTGCTTCGACAAGCAGGCTTAGTGAACAGTGTTCGAGGTGCTTATGGTGGGTATCTTCTTGCGAAAAACGCTGAAGATATTTTGGTCAAAGATATTTTGATCGCACTTGAAGGTAGCCTTGTTGTGACCGATGGAGAGGTAAAAGACCCTGTTTTACGCATTTTTTATGAAGAAAGTAATGCTAAAATACAAGAGATTTTTAACCTACCTCTATCAGAATTCGAAGTTTACGCTCAGCGTCTGAACAACCAACTAAACTATAGTATCTAA
- the cysK gene encoding cysteine synthase A, whose amino-acid sequence MYAHNVTELIGNTPLVKLNHASNASNALVLGKCEFLNPSHSVKDRIGFNMIKTALDKGLIDHNSIIIEPTSGNTGIGLATVCASLGLKLILTMPSSMSLERRKLLAALGAELVLTEPTLGMRGAVEKATELSKETPNSYVPQQFANESNPAIHYATTAEEIWKDTDGKVDIFVAAVGTGGTITGTGKRLKELNPNIQIIAVEPETSPVLSGGAPGPHKIQGIGAGFIPAVLDTKVYDEVIKVSYENAIETSRNLAKQEGLLVGISAGANVFVASEIAQKAENKGKTIVTILCDTGERYLSAGLYEYKES is encoded by the coding sequence ATGTATGCACACAATGTAACAGAACTTATTGGCAATACACCCCTTGTAAAACTTAACCATGCATCGAATGCGTCAAACGCTTTGGTTCTTGGCAAATGTGAATTTCTAAATCCTTCGCACTCTGTTAAAGATCGCATTGGATTCAATATGATTAAAACGGCACTTGATAAAGGTTTAATCGATCATAATTCAATTATTATCGAACCAACCAGTGGCAATACAGGTATTGGTTTAGCAACCGTGTGCGCAAGCCTTGGGCTAAAACTCATTCTGACAATGCCTAGTTCTATGAGCTTAGAAAGACGCAAACTTTTGGCTGCACTTGGGGCTGAACTTGTACTTACTGAGCCAACATTGGGCATGAGGGGTGCGGTAGAGAAAGCAACTGAGCTTTCAAAAGAGACGCCAAACTCTTATGTACCACAACAATTTGCCAATGAATCAAATCCAGCCATTCACTATGCCACTACTGCAGAAGAAATTTGGAAAGATACTGACGGAAAAGTGGACATCTTCGTTGCTGCAGTAGGAACAGGTGGAACGATCACAGGAACAGGAAAAAGACTTAAAGAGCTCAATCCAAATATTCAAATTATTGCGGTTGAACCAGAAACATCCCCTGTTCTTTCAGGAGGAGCTCCAGGACCTCATAAAATTCAAGGCATTGGTGCAGGATTTATTCCAGCTGTTTTGGATACAAAAGTGTATGATGAGGTCATCAAGGTAAGCTATGAAAATGCTATTGAAACTTCTCGTAATTTGGCGAAACAAGAAGGACTACTTGTTGGCATTTCCGCTGGTGCAAATGTCTTCGTTGCCTCAGAAATTGCACAAAAAGCAGAAAACAAAGGTAAAACTATTGTTACTATTTTATGCGATACAGGTGAGCGCTATTTAAGTGCAGGTTTATATGAGTATAAAGAGTCGTAA
- a CDS encoding GGDEF domain-containing protein: MKRIPSIILKKPILLGSITFVVNLFISTIPVLILHEKHLEQFKNTFDLTDFLNSNLLLEQQGIVHGALFYSFLFSIILSTLVTFLAFFLKKSYLEVENLSHFDGLTGLYNRLMFMTIFEKEIHKVKRNRSNHLFLVILDIDDFKPINDTFGHLVGDEAIKTTAHTLQYLLRTSDTIARFGGDEFIICIVDHDKDAASVIVNRILNEFNNKTIPVTRNGDKHDLQINLSIGYTAYKNEDDFKTMLHRADQALYISKEAGKNTATFLA, encoded by the coding sequence ATGAAAAGAATACCTAGCATTATTCTCAAAAAGCCTATATTACTCGGCTCAATCACTTTTGTTGTTAATCTTTTTATTAGTACAATACCTGTTTTAATCCTCCATGAAAAACATTTAGAGCAATTCAAAAATACATTTGACCTTACAGATTTTCTCAACTCAAACTTACTCCTTGAACAACAAGGAATTGTCCATGGTGCACTTTTTTACTCTTTTTTATTTTCCATTATTCTCTCAACACTTGTAACATTTCTTGCGTTTTTTTTAAAAAAATCTTACCTTGAAGTTGAAAATCTCTCACACTTTGATGGACTCACAGGATTGTATAACCGTTTAATGTTTATGACGATTTTTGAAAAAGAGATTCATAAAGTTAAACGTAACCGTAGCAACCATCTCTTTTTAGTTATTCTTGATATTGATGATTTTAAACCTATTAACGATACTTTTGGACATCTTGTTGGTGATGAAGCCATAAAAACAACAGCACATACACTCCAATACCTCCTTCGTACTTCTGACACAATTGCGCGTTTTGGCGGTGATGAGTTTATTATCTGTATTGTTGACCATGACAAAGACGCAGCTTCGGTTATCGTCAATCGTATTTTAAATGAATTTAACAACAAAACGATTCCAGTGACACGCAATGGCGATAAACATGACCTTCAAATAAACCTAAGCATCGGTTACACTGCCTATAAAAATGAAGATGACTTTAAAACAATGCTTCATCGTGCCGACCAAGCCCTCTATATTTCCAAGGAAGCTGGCAAAAACACCGCTACCTTCTTAGCTTAA